One Micromonospora craniellae genomic region harbors:
- a CDS encoding glycerophosphodiester phosphodiesterase yields the protein MDSPLVFAHRGASYDLPEHTLAAYLRALDEGADGLECDVRLTRDGHLVCVHDRRLNRTSNGRGLVSARTLAELEELDFGSWHPGCVPADGDEVLDDSRTRLLTLERLLEAVLAAGRPVRLLVETKHPSRYGGDVERRLVTLLRRYGLADPRPADPVRVTVMSFSPLAVRRMRALAPALPTVLLLEVLPRWLRLGRLPFGVGIAGPGIGLVRARPALVPSLRAAGNQVYVWTVNDPADLDLVLAAEVDGVITDRPAQTLAQLRG from the coding sequence GTGGACAGCCCGCTCGTCTTCGCGCACCGTGGCGCGTCGTACGACCTGCCGGAACACACCCTCGCCGCCTACCTGCGCGCGCTCGACGAGGGCGCCGACGGGCTGGAGTGCGATGTCCGGCTGACCCGGGACGGGCACCTCGTCTGCGTGCACGACCGCCGGCTGAACCGCACCAGCAACGGTCGCGGCCTGGTCAGCGCCCGTACCCTCGCCGAGCTGGAGGAACTGGACTTCGGCTCCTGGCACCCGGGCTGCGTACCGGCTGACGGGGACGAGGTACTGGACGACTCGCGTACCCGGCTGCTCACCCTCGAACGGCTGCTGGAGGCGGTCCTCGCCGCCGGGCGGCCGGTGCGGCTGCTGGTGGAGACCAAGCACCCGTCCCGCTACGGCGGCGACGTGGAGCGTCGACTGGTCACCCTGCTGCGCCGGTACGGCCTGGCCGATCCACGCCCCGCCGACCCGGTACGCGTGACCGTGATGTCCTTCTCCCCGCTGGCCGTACGCCGGATGCGGGCGCTGGCCCCGGCGCTGCCGACCGTACTGCTGCTGGAGGTGCTGCCCCGCTGGCTGCGCCTGGGTCGGCTGCCCTTCGGTGTCGGCATCGCCGGCCCCGGGATCGGCCTGGTCCGGGCGCGCCCGGCGCTGGTGCCGTCGCTGCGGGCCGCCGGCAACCAGGTCTACGTCTGGACCGTCAACGATCCGGCGGACCTGGATCTCGTGCTGGCCGCCGAGGTGGACGGCGTGATCACCGACCGCCCGGCGCAGACGCTGGCCCAGTTGAGGGGCTAA
- the pheA gene encoding prephenate dehydratase, which translates to MPGTPPTRFVYLGPEGTFAEQALRTVPAAERGSRTPARSVGEALEAVRTGEADAALVPLENSIGGAVGVTLDELAEGEPLVITREVILPVQFVLGARTGTLLPTIRSVAAHPQASTQCRGWLRAHLPDAVVVDVLSNGAAAAGAATGEYDAAICAPIGATRHRLAVLADKIADHPDAVTRFALLSRPGPPPPPTGDDVTSLAVYIAHDRVGALLSVLMELAVRGVNLTRIESRPTGEALGRYVFFLDCTGHVADNRLGEALQGLRRVCADVRFLGSYPRHRWDGTARERPVPAPAGLSDADYTDAAAWLARLRAGELG; encoded by the coding sequence ATGCCGGGAACGCCGCCGACCCGTTTCGTCTACCTCGGGCCCGAGGGCACCTTCGCCGAGCAGGCGTTGCGTACAGTGCCCGCTGCGGAGCGGGGCAGCCGTACGCCGGCCCGCAGCGTCGGCGAGGCCCTGGAGGCCGTACGCACCGGGGAGGCCGACGCGGCGCTCGTGCCGTTGGAGAACTCCATCGGCGGCGCGGTCGGGGTCACGCTGGACGAACTGGCCGAGGGCGAGCCACTGGTGATCACCCGCGAGGTGATCCTGCCGGTGCAGTTCGTGCTCGGCGCGCGGACGGGCACCCTGCTGCCGACGATCCGCAGCGTGGCCGCCCACCCGCAGGCGTCGACCCAGTGCCGGGGTTGGCTGCGGGCACACCTGCCCGACGCGGTCGTGGTCGACGTGCTTTCCAACGGCGCGGCAGCGGCCGGCGCCGCCACCGGTGAGTACGACGCGGCGATCTGCGCGCCGATCGGCGCGACCCGGCACCGGCTCGCCGTGCTGGCCGACAAGATCGCCGACCATCCGGACGCGGTCACCCGGTTCGCGCTGCTCTCCCGCCCCGGCCCGCCTCCGCCGCCCACCGGCGACGACGTGACCTCGCTGGCGGTGTACATCGCCCACGACCGGGTGGGTGCGCTGTTGTCGGTGCTGATGGAGTTGGCGGTGCGCGGCGTGAACCTGACCCGGATCGAATCCCGGCCGACCGGTGAGGCGCTGGGCCGGTACGTCTTCTTCCTCGACTGCACGGGCCACGTCGCCGACAACCGGCTCGGTGAGGCCCTTCAGGGGCTGCGGCGGGTCTGTGCCGACGTCCGCTTCCTCGGTTCGTACCCCCGGCACCGGTGGGACGGCACGGCCCGCGAACGTCCGGTGCCGGCCCCGGCCGGTCTCTCCGACGCCGACTACACCGACGCCGCCGCCTGGCTCGCCCGGCTACGCGCGGGCGAGCTGGGCTGA
- a CDS encoding ATP-binding protein, protein MSTGAVERAWCVVVPHHASGARAARHRLAAELAEVVSPAVLADLVAVLAELVGNAVRHADPLPGGVVRVAWRLVTTVDGEHVRLRVTDGGAVGIPLIRPADIDAADGRGLHIVSGLASRWGVERDGLGQSVWAEFDPAPERTDLVVAS, encoded by the coding sequence GTGTCGACGGGAGCGGTCGAACGGGCGTGGTGTGTGGTCGTGCCGCACCACGCCAGCGGTGCGCGCGCCGCCCGGCACCGGCTCGCCGCCGAACTGGCCGAGGTGGTGTCCCCGGCGGTGCTGGCGGATCTCGTCGCGGTCCTGGCCGAACTGGTCGGCAACGCCGTCCGGCACGCGGACCCGCTGCCCGGCGGGGTGGTCCGGGTGGCCTGGCGGCTGGTGACGACCGTCGACGGGGAGCACGTCCGGCTGCGGGTCACCGACGGCGGCGCGGTCGGCATCCCCCTGATCCGCCCGGCGGACATCGACGCGGCCGACGGCCGGGGTCTGCACATCGTCTCCGGCCTGGCGAGCCGCTGGGGGGTCGAACGGGACGGTCTGGGGCAGAGTGTCTGGGCCGAGTTCGATCCGGCTCCCGAACGGACGGACCTGGTCGTCGCCAGCTGA
- a CDS encoding rhodanese-like domain-containing protein — MFGSHVPTMTVTEIDDETHLLDVREDDEWEAGHAPDAHHLPMMELPARLAEVPTDRDVAVICRSGGRSAQVVAYLMHNGWEQVRNVEGGMGDWAAAGRPVVDSDDQPGRVL, encoded by the coding sequence GTGTTCGGATCCCACGTACCCACCATGACGGTGACCGAGATCGACGACGAGACCCACCTGCTCGACGTCCGGGAGGACGACGAGTGGGAGGCGGGTCACGCGCCCGACGCCCACCACCTGCCGATGATGGAACTACCGGCGCGCCTCGCCGAGGTGCCCACCGACCGGGACGTCGCGGTCATCTGCCGCTCCGGTGGACGGTCCGCCCAGGTGGTCGCCTACCTCATGCACAACGGCTGGGAACAGGTGCGCAACGTCGAGGGCGGGATGGGCGACTGGGCGGCGGCCGGGCGGCCGGTGGTCGACTCGGACGACCAACCGGGCCGCGTGCTGTAA
- a CDS encoding arginine deiminase, translated as MTHYVDSEVGRLGTVLLHRPGPELARLTPRNNDSLLFDAIPWVSRAQEEHDAFAGALRERGVEVLYLTDLLTDTLAVADARAELTEQVLASPRLGDTLRARVAAHLTYLDPAALAGVLVAGLAHEELRLGGDRRGGLVYTLMDRHDFVIAPLPNLLFTRDSSLWIGTRVGVTSLAMPARRRETTLTDAIYRHHPRFAGTEFVYRPDLEHLEGGDVLLLAPGVLAVGVGERTTPAGAERLARRVFAAGLAHTILVVPIAQERATMHLDTVCTMVDVDAVLMYPNVAHTLSAYTVIAGTDGDDPRVDGPAPFLRAAADAMDLDQLRVIDTGLDPVTAEREQWDDGNNTLALAPRLCVGYERNVETNAQLERAGIELVPIAGSELGSGRGGPRCMSCPLVRAPLRG; from the coding sequence GTGACCCACTACGTGGACAGTGAGGTCGGTCGGCTCGGCACCGTGCTGCTGCACCGGCCGGGGCCGGAACTCGCCCGTCTGACCCCGCGCAACAACGACTCCCTGCTGTTCGACGCCATCCCCTGGGTGAGTCGTGCTCAGGAGGAGCACGACGCCTTCGCCGGCGCGCTGCGCGAGCGCGGTGTCGAGGTGCTCTATCTCACTGATCTGCTCACCGACACCCTGGCCGTCGCGGACGCCCGCGCGGAACTCACCGAACAGGTCCTCGCCTCGCCCCGGCTCGGCGACACTCTGCGCGCCCGGGTCGCCGCGCACCTGACCTACCTCGATCCCGCCGCGCTCGCCGGCGTCCTCGTCGCCGGACTCGCCCACGAGGAGCTGAGGCTCGGTGGCGACCGGCGCGGCGGCCTGGTCTACACCCTGATGGACCGGCACGACTTCGTCATCGCACCACTGCCGAACCTGCTGTTCACCCGCGACTCGTCACTGTGGATCGGGACACGGGTCGGCGTGACCAGCCTGGCGATGCCGGCCCGACGGCGGGAGACCACGCTGACCGACGCGATCTACCGGCACCACCCCCGCTTCGCCGGCACCGAGTTCGTCTACCGGCCCGACCTGGAACACCTCGAAGGCGGCGACGTGCTGCTGCTCGCGCCCGGTGTGCTCGCCGTCGGGGTGGGCGAGCGGACCACCCCGGCCGGTGCCGAGCGGCTGGCCCGCCGGGTCTTCGCGGCCGGGCTGGCGCACACCATCCTGGTCGTGCCGATCGCCCAGGAACGGGCGACCATGCACCTGGACACCGTCTGCACCATGGTCGACGTCGACGCGGTGCTGATGTACCCCAACGTCGCGCACACGCTGTCGGCGTACACGGTGATCGCCGGGACGGACGGCGACGACCCACGGGTGGACGGCCCGGCGCCGTTCCTGCGGGCCGCCGCCGACGCGATGGATCTCGACCAGCTCCGGGTGATCGACACCGGGCTCGACCCGGTGACCGCCGAGCGGGAGCAGTGGGACGACGGCAACAACACGCTGGCGCTCGCGCCCCGGCTCTGCGTCGGCTACGAACGCAACGTCGAGACCAACGCCCAGCTCGAACGGGCCGGGATCGAACTCGTCCCGATCGCCGGCTCCGAGCTGGGATCGGGGCGGGGCGGACCGCGGTGCATGTCGTGCCCGCTGGTGCGCGCCCCGCTGCGCGGGTAA
- a CDS encoding LCP family protein yields the protein MPVQSPSLLDPPGASNPSSSSAGKKKSGKSGKKGRTRRKDPLWAKATLVFGAALMMTSGLAIVGSKAVIGQATGSISQRNLLGEAGKTVDEGGNNLEGPIDMLLLGVDARERWAADDVRADSIIVLHIPATHDQAYLISIPRDTEARIPAFPETDFPGGTDKINAAFQAGARNGGGWEGGAQLMAQTIKGMTGVGFDGAAIINFGGFKNVIDALGSVRICPKQEVKSTHMSYVDGKPMWNADAKKTGKQRTPVVHKKGCQEMEGWAALDFSRQRYGLANSDYDRQQNQQQLIKAMAKKASQSGTLTNPLKLKELIEAAGKAFILDTGGVSVEDFVFTMRGVTGNELIMLKTNGGTFNGTDSGREALSEQTLDMFHAIKQDKLAEFVFYNPEVISNRK from the coding sequence ATGCCGGTTCAGAGCCCCTCCTTGCTCGATCCGCCTGGCGCATCGAACCCCTCGTCCTCCTCGGCCGGCAAGAAGAAGTCCGGTAAGAGCGGCAAGAAGGGGCGCACCCGGCGGAAGGACCCCCTCTGGGCCAAGGCCACCCTGGTCTTCGGTGCCGCGCTGATGATGACCAGCGGTCTCGCGATCGTCGGCAGCAAGGCCGTGATCGGTCAGGCCACCGGCAGCATCTCGCAGCGCAACCTGCTCGGCGAGGCGGGCAAGACGGTGGACGAGGGCGGCAACAACCTGGAGGGCCCGATCGACATGCTGCTGCTGGGCGTGGACGCCCGGGAGCGGTGGGCCGCCGACGACGTACGCGCGGACAGCATCATCGTGCTGCATATCCCGGCCACCCATGACCAGGCGTACCTGATCTCGATCCCCCGGGACACCGAGGCCCGCATCCCGGCCTTCCCCGAGACCGACTTCCCGGGTGGCACCGACAAGATCAACGCGGCGTTCCAGGCCGGCGCGCGCAACGGCGGCGGCTGGGAGGGCGGCGCCCAGTTGATGGCCCAGACCATCAAGGGCATGACCGGCGTCGGCTTCGACGGCGCGGCGATCATCAACTTCGGTGGTTTCAAGAACGTGATCGACGCCCTCGGCTCGGTGCGTATCTGCCCGAAGCAGGAGGTCAAGTCGACCCACATGTCGTACGTCGACGGCAAGCCGATGTGGAACGCGGACGCCAAGAAGACCGGCAAACAGCGGACCCCGGTGGTGCACAAGAAGGGCTGCCAGGAGATGGAGGGCTGGGCCGCGCTGGACTTCTCCCGGCAGCGGTACGGCCTGGCCAACAGCGACTACGACCGCCAGCAGAACCAGCAGCAACTGATCAAGGCGATGGCGAAGAAGGCCAGCCAGAGCGGCACGTTGACCAACCCGCTCAAGCTCAAGGAGCTGATCGAGGCGGCCGGCAAGGCGTTCATCCTGGACACCGGCGGCGTGTCGGTGGAGGACTTCGTCTTCACCATGCGCGGGGTCACCGGCAATGAGTTGATCATGCTGAAGACCAACGGCGGCACGTTCAACGGCACGGACAGCGGCCGGGAGGCGCTCAGCGAGCAGACCCTGGACATGTTCCACGCGATCAAGCAGGACAAGCTGGCCGAGTTCGTGTTCTACAACCCCGAGGTAATCTCCAACCGGAAGTGA
- a CDS encoding PAS domain-containing sensor histidine kinase codes for MTDRTDYSALIAGHTVVIEMVNSRDAGLPVLTQLLRVAQPALGAAGMAFVEFAPSGGRVIAATGAAEWTIGRPLPPSDPITACLLAGPRVQCVRTDRLGSQLADELDDRGLRRMVVSRAEIGGHAVGSLQALYRAGDDEPGPEQRSVVGFLGACIAHMYGDQSGLPVHGDGPVVAALADGLAVVDRDAHVRLWNPAAAEVTGRSAAEAINQPLPFPVPPSGQVLDHRLPDGRWLRITSGELPGPGSLRVVTFRDITDQQRHDHERDLFVAVTSHELRTPVTVIKGYADTLNNHWDSLSDADRRQAAQVIGQRANELARLLDRLLSSAAETWPDDGPAVPFDLGETLRGAVANLPGELRRRTTLQFPDDLPRAIGRRQSLVTVLTELVTNAGKYSPPGSPVEVSAASDGPTVRIRVSDRGIGVRPEHVERAFDRFWQGDSGDNRRYPGTGLGLYLVRRIVEQQNGWVFLRPRTGGGTVAEVRLPRR; via the coding sequence ATGACGGACCGTACCGATTACTCGGCTCTCATCGCCGGGCACACCGTCGTCATCGAGATGGTCAACTCGAGGGACGCGGGCCTTCCGGTACTGACCCAGCTCCTGCGGGTGGCGCAACCGGCACTCGGCGCCGCCGGTATGGCCTTCGTCGAGTTCGCCCCCAGCGGCGGGCGGGTGATCGCCGCCACCGGCGCCGCCGAGTGGACCATCGGACGTCCCCTGCCCCCCAGCGACCCGATCACCGCCTGCCTGCTCGCCGGCCCCCGGGTGCAGTGCGTACGAACCGACCGGCTCGGCAGCCAGCTCGCCGACGAACTGGACGATCGCGGCCTGCGCCGGATGGTCGTCTCCCGGGCGGAGATCGGCGGGCACGCCGTCGGCAGCCTCCAGGCCCTGTACCGGGCCGGTGACGACGAGCCCGGCCCGGAGCAGCGGAGCGTGGTCGGCTTCCTGGGTGCCTGCATCGCGCACATGTACGGCGACCAGAGCGGCCTGCCCGTACACGGCGACGGCCCGGTGGTGGCAGCGCTCGCCGACGGGCTGGCGGTCGTCGACCGGGACGCCCACGTACGGCTCTGGAATCCGGCCGCCGCCGAGGTCACCGGCAGGTCCGCAGCCGAGGCGATCAACCAACCGCTGCCCTTTCCGGTCCCCCCGTCCGGGCAGGTCCTCGACCACCGCCTGCCGGACGGGCGCTGGCTGCGGATCACCTCCGGCGAGCTGCCCGGGCCGGGCAGCCTGCGGGTGGTCACCTTCCGGGACATCACCGACCAGCAGCGGCACGACCACGAGCGGGACCTCTTCGTCGCGGTGACCAGTCACGAACTACGCACCCCGGTGACCGTCATCAAGGGGTACGCCGACACCCTGAACAACCACTGGGACTCGCTGAGCGACGCCGACCGGCGCCAGGCCGCGCAGGTCATCGGCCAGCGCGCCAACGAGCTGGCCCGGCTGCTCGACCGGCTGCTCTCCTCCGCCGCCGAGACCTGGCCGGACGACGGGCCGGCGGTGCCGTTCGACCTCGGCGAGACGCTGCGTGGGGCGGTCGCCAACCTGCCCGGGGAACTGCGCCGCCGGACCACCCTCCAGTTCCCGGACGACCTGCCCCGGGCGATCGGGCGCCGGCAGAGCCTGGTCACCGTGCTGACCGAGCTGGTCACCAACGCCGGCAAGTACTCCCCTCCAGGCTCGCCGGTCGAGGTAAGCGCGGCCTCGGACGGGCCGACCGTCCGCATCCGGGTCAGCGACCGGGGCATCGGCGTACGCCCTGAGCACGTCGAACGGGCCTTTGACCGGTTCTGGCAGGGGGATTCCGGTGACAATCGTCGCTATCCGGGCACCGGACTCGGTCTCTATCTCGTCCGCCGGATCGTTGAACAGCAGAATGGATGGGTATTCCTCCGGCCGAGAACTGGTGGAGGTACGGTCGCAGAGGTGCGGCTGCCCCGTAGGTGA
- a CDS encoding DUF5926 family protein, which produces MSKRRKNQRAATPTAKREKVRDVFVTRPFEGLTDEPEWIALRELVPAASAPLRLTPDLVEEYGDRPVTLATVLPMAAPAMSRADGQVFVGLQRHQQSGDVSRDLAESLLCALRTEPGAPVQVPPLPGPGPRLQDILVDGPLTVTLHEGFEFWLVPEAVGDPTVQASLERANAAVYPTVRLAAARSAYWCQVPEKAHVRWVLPEAEEAALDALARLGAAGSLTLGEGTKFAGMFRAHGRLVPVWDLPEDTPAAEWETPVADFAKRYAETLSAGEPLDAAARRARQGLLGRQLTLR; this is translated from the coding sequence GTGAGCAAGCGTCGAAAGAACCAGCGGGCCGCCACGCCGACCGCGAAGCGGGAGAAGGTGCGGGACGTCTTCGTCACCCGGCCCTTCGAAGGGCTGACCGACGAGCCGGAGTGGATCGCGCTGCGGGAACTGGTCCCCGCCGCCTCCGCACCGCTGCGGCTCACCCCCGATCTGGTCGAGGAGTACGGCGACCGGCCGGTGACGCTGGCCACCGTGCTGCCGATGGCCGCCCCCGCGATGAGTCGCGCCGACGGGCAGGTGTTCGTCGGGCTCCAGCGGCACCAGCAGTCCGGTGACGTGTCCCGGGACCTGGCCGAATCGCTGCTCTGCGCGCTGCGTACCGAGCCGGGTGCCCCGGTCCAGGTGCCGCCGCTGCCCGGCCCCGGGCCCCGACTCCAGGACATCCTGGTCGACGGCCCGTTGACCGTCACGCTGCACGAGGGCTTCGAGTTCTGGCTGGTGCCCGAGGCCGTCGGCGACCCGACCGTGCAGGCATCCCTGGAGCGGGCCAACGCGGCGGTCTACCCGACCGTACGGCTGGCGGCGGCGCGGTCCGCGTACTGGTGCCAGGTTCCGGAGAAGGCCCACGTGCGCTGGGTGCTGCCCGAGGCCGAGGAAGCCGCGTTGGACGCGTTGGCCCGGCTCGGTGCGGCCGGCTCGCTGACTCTCGGCGAGGGGACGAAGTTCGCCGGCATGTTCCGTGCCCACGGCCGGCTGGTGCCGGTCTGGGACCTGCCCGAGGACACTCCGGCCGCCGAGTGGGAGACCCCGGTCGCCGATTTCGCCAAGCGGTACGCCGAGACGCTGTCGGCCGGCGAGCCGCTCGACGCCGCCGCTCGCCGGGCCCGTCAGGGGCTGCTGGGCCGCCAGCTCACCCTGCGCTGA
- a CDS encoding LCP family protein — protein sequence MSATNSAALPALHLHRSAGRAAVPAGSGRGGRAARAYETSRFPAYDEAPGGPGGPRGPVGPGGPGGPPPPRGRRPRWGRIALLTGVVVLVLALLGGVGAWFYARSLDNNMARTDPFSEITGGRPAKAVDGVLNILMVGTDSRDPDAPMDQAGEWRADTIIVMHIPADHQQAYLVSIPRDLYVPIPESAGASCDSGQRRKINAAFAFGGLPLAVRTVECFTDVHIDHVMAIDFAGFKQVTDALGGVELEVERTITSIHKPYRKFTKGTNQMNGAEALDWIRQRKQFPDGDFARMRHQQEFLRALMDKAASSGTLTNPKKLNAFLRSVTDAATVDQDFSLTDMAVQFRNLRGENLTFVTSPHLGSQTINGESVVVSDRENALAMYRAMSGDTMADWFKANKESRAGNG from the coding sequence ATGTCAGCCACCAACTCCGCCGCACTGCCGGCCCTCCACCTGCACCGCAGCGCCGGGCGCGCGGCGGTTCCGGCCGGTTCGGGCCGGGGCGGACGCGCTGCCCGAGCGTACGAGACGAGCCGGTTCCCGGCGTACGACGAGGCTCCCGGTGGCCCGGGCGGTCCGCGCGGTCCCGTGGGGCCGGGCGGGCCCGGCGGCCCTCCGCCGCCCCGTGGCCGCCGCCCGCGGTGGGGCCGGATCGCTCTGCTGACCGGCGTCGTGGTGCTGGTGCTGGCGCTGCTCGGCGGCGTCGGCGCCTGGTTCTACGCCCGCAGCCTGGACAACAACATGGCCCGTACCGACCCGTTCTCGGAGATCACCGGCGGTCGGCCGGCGAAGGCGGTGGACGGCGTGCTCAACATCCTGATGGTGGGCACCGACTCACGGGACCCGGACGCGCCGATGGACCAGGCCGGTGAGTGGCGTGCCGACACGATCATCGTCATGCACATCCCCGCCGACCACCAGCAGGCGTACCTCGTCTCCATTCCCCGGGATCTGTACGTGCCCATCCCGGAGAGCGCCGGTGCCTCCTGTGACTCCGGCCAGCGTCGCAAGATCAATGCGGCGTTCGCCTTCGGCGGCCTGCCGCTGGCCGTACGCACCGTCGAGTGCTTCACCGACGTGCACATCGACCACGTGATGGCGATCGACTTCGCGGGCTTCAAGCAGGTCACCGACGCCCTCGGCGGCGTCGAGCTGGAGGTCGAGCGGACCATCACCTCGATCCACAAGCCCTACCGCAAGTTCACCAAGGGCACCAACCAGATGAACGGCGCCGAGGCGCTTGACTGGATCCGGCAGCGGAAGCAGTTCCCGGACGGCGACTTCGCCCGGATGCGTCACCAGCAGGAGTTCCTGCGGGCGCTGATGGACAAGGCGGCGAGCAGTGGCACGCTGACCAACCCGAAGAAGCTCAACGCGTTCCTCCGGTCGGTCACCGACGCGGCCACCGTAGACCAGGACTTCTCGCTGACCGACATGGCGGTGCAGTTCCGCAACCTGCGGGGCGAGAACCTGACCTTCGTCACCAGCCCGCACCTGGGCAGCCAGACCATCAACGGTGAGTCGGTGGTCGTCTCCGACCGGGAGAACGCCCTGGCCATGTACCGCGCGATGTCCGGCGACACCATGGCGGACTGGTTCAAGGCGAATAAGGAGTCGCGAGCCGGTAACGGCTGA
- a CDS encoding ACT domain-containing protein, with protein sequence MVAPLDEARVSLVAYSTYDTDYVLVPAVRLAEATAALVRARHRVLD encoded by the coding sequence GTGGTCGCCCCGCTGGACGAGGCCCGGGTGAGTCTCGTCGCCTACTCCACGTACGACACGGACTACGTGCTCGTGCCCGCCGTACGCCTCGCCGAGGCGACCGCCGCATTGGTGCGCGCCAGGCATCGCGTACTCGATTGA
- a CDS encoding LCP family protein: MDGEDVTARTARDGGRRASGDGAGQPRWARVLLGIGLAVLLLATVAVVGLRILADRYDRTMTRAELLDPTARADRTDRDGPLNYLLVGSDRRPDDTGPEQRTDTILMVHVPAGLREGYLVSVPRDLLVDIPPSAGYPGGKDKVNAAYEHGGGGEAGARLLSATLARLTGIRFDGAALVDFAGLRSVIDLLGGVTMCVRTEVRSIHTDRVFPPGCQRMDGAQALDYVRQRYDLPGGDYDRQTHQQQLLGAMLQRAGETRLRENPVQLHRLIQAVGGSLTVDTNGVPVEDLLLALRGLSTDALRGVQVPSYPQTIDQVSYVVLDNGGEGLFEAVRGTRMSQWAGAHPHWVTRL; the protein is encoded by the coding sequence GTGGACGGGGAGGACGTCACGGCCAGGACGGCACGCGACGGCGGACGGCGGGCATCGGGCGACGGCGCCGGGCAGCCGCGCTGGGCGCGCGTACTGCTGGGGATCGGGCTGGCGGTGTTGCTGCTGGCCACGGTCGCTGTGGTCGGCCTCCGGATCCTCGCTGACCGGTACGACCGCACGATGACGCGAGCCGAACTGCTCGACCCGACCGCCCGCGCCGACCGCACCGACCGGGACGGCCCGCTCAACTACCTGCTCGTCGGCTCCGACCGCCGCCCCGACGACACCGGGCCGGAGCAGCGCACCGACACCATCCTGATGGTGCACGTACCGGCCGGACTACGCGAGGGCTACCTGGTCTCCGTACCGCGCGACCTGCTGGTCGACATCCCACCTTCGGCTGGCTACCCGGGCGGGAAGGACAAGGTCAACGCCGCCTACGAGCACGGCGGCGGCGGTGAGGCCGGCGCGCGGCTGCTCTCGGCCACCCTGGCCCGACTCACCGGCATCCGATTCGACGGCGCCGCCCTGGTCGACTTCGCCGGTCTGCGCAGCGTCATCGACCTGCTCGGCGGGGTCACCATGTGCGTACGGACCGAGGTGCGCTCGATCCACACCGACCGGGTCTTCCCGCCCGGCTGTCAGCGGATGGACGGCGCCCAGGCGCTGGACTACGTCCGCCAGCGCTACGACCTGCCCGGCGGCGACTACGACCGACAGACCCACCAACAGCAACTGCTGGGGGCGATGCTCCAGCGGGCGGGGGAGACCCGGCTCCGCGAGAACCCGGTCCAGTTGCACCGGCTCATCCAGGCCGTCGGCGGCTCGCTGACCGTGGACACCAACGGCGTACCCGTGGAGGACCTGCTGCTGGCGCTGCGCGGCCTCTCCACCGACGCGCTGCGCGGCGTGCAGGTGCCCTCCTACCCGCAGACCATCGACCAGGTCTCCTACGTCGTGCTCGACAACGGCGGGGAGGGACTGTTCGAGGCGGTCCGGGGCACCCGGATGTCGCAGTGGGCGGGCGCCCATCCGCACTGGGTCACCCGGCTCTGA